AACGGTTACCGGGGCCTGAATCGCGGGAGGGCTGCAGTATCGCTGGAGCTTTACGGCGTTCTCGACGCCGATGGGGCGGTTTCGTACTCCCTGCGGCTGGCGCCAAAGGAGGCCTTTGACGTGTCCGACGTCGGGTTGCAGCTTATGTTCCATGAGGCGGCGGTTCCGTTCGCCATGGGTTTGGGCGTTCCGGGTGGGCGCCGACCGGAGTCCCTGGACTGGGCGTGGGAGGTGGCGACGAAGAACCAGGACGCACTCTGGCTCGGAGGCGTGAACGCTGGAATCCAGCTGGCGCTGAGGGACGCCAACTACCAACGGCCCCTCAACACGAACTTCTACCGGGAAAAGCCTCTCGTGGAGCCGGTGTCCTGGGCCAACCGGGACTGGGCCAACGGGCAAGGGGGGAGCGGGAACGGAAGCGAGGTTCGGGGCAGAGTCACACTGCGTACTGTGGGGCACAAAGTCTGCCTTCGTGCCTCGAGTGGCGCCCGGATGTTAAGTCCAGGGGAAGACCTCGACTTCAACTTCCGGCTGTTGCTGACCCCTTTCAAGCCGATCGAACCCGGGGAACATCTGGCCAAGCGATACTTTCACGCGCCGGCCGAGCCGGAAGCCATCAAAGAGTCCGGAGCCACAGTGGTCAATGTGCACCATGCCACCTCCCCGGCACCGTACATCAACGACCCCCTGCTCACCGCGAACGCCCTGCGGGACTACGTGGCCGCCTGTCATCGGAACGGCTTGAAAGCCAAGGTCTACAACACGGTCCGTGAACTCACGTTCCATAGCCCCGAACTCCTGCCGCTGTTGCAGCTGGATCACGAAGTCTTCAGCGACGGTCCAGGCGCAGGACACATGTGGCTGCAGGAACATGCCGGGGACGGATATGTCTCGGCGTGGTTCGCTCCGAATGTGGATGACATCGCCGTGGTGACCACGGGCGGCTCAAGGTGGGAAAACTTCTACGTGCGCAGCCTGGCGGAACTATCCAAGGGCGACGACGGAATCGACGGAATCTACCTGGACGACATCGCCTTTGACCGCCATGCGATGCTGCGTGTCCGGAAGGTCCTTGAACGGGCGTGCCGATCCAGGGGGCTGGAAGGCCCTGAAATCGACCTCCACTCTGCCAACCAGTTCACCGCACATGACGGATACGCATCCTCGGCCAATCTGTACATGGAGCAGTTGCCGTATGTGGATCGGCTCTGGCTGGGGGAGTACTTCGACTACAACACCACCGATCCCTACTACTGGCTGGTGGAATTGTCCGGCATTCCGTTTGGCCTCATGGGCGAGATGCTCCAGGACGGCGGAAATCCGTGGCGCGGCATGGTGTTCGGCATGACGGGCAGGGCACCGGCCGTGGACAATGGACCGCTCTGGAAATTCTGGGCGGAGAACGGGCTGGAACGTGGACGGATGGTGGGGCATTGGGATCCAGATGCTCCGGTGCACACCAGCCACCCCGGCATCCTGGCTACTACGTGGTTCACGGAGAGGGGCATAGTCATAGCGCTGGCCTCCTGGGCCGAGGAGACTGTGGCTGTGACCTTGAATTTCCGTGCTGGAGAAACCTACCCCGCCGATAGCAACATGGAAGCGCCCGCTATCCAAGGCTTCCAATCCGCCATGAGCTACAAGCCAGGCGACCACATCACCGTTGCGCCGCAACGTGGCGCGCTCCTCACGATCGGATACTGACATGTCTGCCATTTCAACGTCCAACCTCGCCGTCACCACCATTTCCCTGACCATGGCGGATATCGGTCCCCTCAACCCCTTGCCGGTAGTGGCCGCGGAACTCGATCAGCCGTACACCGTGGGTGAGGGAGTGCCGGAAGAACTCCAAGCGGCGGCCAGGTACGGAGTGGTGTCCAACGTATACCCCTATCTCATGCAGGACGGTTATAGCCGGGAGGCGGCACCCAAGGAGCTGCCCGCCGTCGTGCTTGAGAACAGCAAACTCAGGGCGACCGTCATACCGTCCTTGGGCGGCCGTATCTGGGAGTTGTTCGACAAAGTGACGGGCAAGCAGCTCCTCCACACCCACGGCGCGCCCCAGCTGGCCAACATCGCGCTGCGAAAGGCCTGGTTCGCGGGCGGCCTGGAGTGGAACATCGGCACGCGAGGGCACTCACCCACCAGTTGCGATCCACTGCACACTGCAATCGTCCATACCGTGGACGGTAAGCACATCCTGAGGGTGTGGGAGTTCGAGCGGCTGCGGGAAGTGGTCTTCCAGGTGGACATATGGTTGCCTGCAGAATCGGAGGTGCTCTTCGCAGCAGTGCGCATCCGCAACCCCAACGACCACGACGTTCCGATGTATTGGTGGAGCAACGCGGCTATTCCGGAGACCGACCGCACGCGCGTGATCGCCCCCGCCGACGAAGCTTTTGGCAGCGACTACGCCACGGACATCACCCGTGTCCGGCCCACGGACCACAACGGCTACGACGGCACGTGGTTGGTCAACAGCCCGCATGCCGCGGATTTCTTCTTTGACATCGATCCTTCCGAACGGCGCTGGGTTGTGGCTGCGGACGACGACGGCGACGGGCTGGCGATGTTGTCCACCAGTCGGCTTCGGGGAAAGAAGCTTTTTGTCTGGGGACAGGGCCAGGGAGGCAAGCGGTGGCAGGAGTGGTTGAGCCCGGGCGCAGGTCCCTACGCCGAGATCCAGGCCGGGTTGGCGCAAACCCAGTTCGAGCACCTGATCATGCCGGCGGGTGCGCAGTGGTCCTGGGTGGAGGCCTATGGCAACGGGCGTCTGGACCCGGGCACCTCCCACGGAGCGGACTGGGATGCCGCCGTGATCCACGCCGGCCAGCGCCTGGAAGAGCTGCTGCCCCACGAAGACCTGGAGGCCATGCTGCCCGCCGCCATCAGCGATGCCGACGTCCCGCCGTCCACAATGCTGCTCCACGGCAGCGGTTGGGGTGTGGTGGAACGGGCGCGGCGCCGTAGGACAGGCAAGCGTTGGATCGATGAGAGCGGCACGCCGTTCGTGGCGGAAAGCGTGACGGCGGAGCAGGAGCCGTGGCTGGAACTGTTGAAGGGAAAAGCGTTCGACGGCGCGCCCAGCTTTGTTGCCGGAACTGACTGGGAGGAGCTGCTTGAGGGACAGGAGAGTCCTGAGGCCCGCTTCCATGTGGCCACGATGAGGCATGCCCGGCAAGAACTGGAAGGAGCCAAGGAAGCATATCGCGAGGTGCTTGCTGCAGGGGGCGTCCGGCCGGAGACCATGGCGCTCGCGCATCGGGGACTGGGGTTGGCACTCCTGGCCGAGGGTGCGGATGATGAGGGCACGGATCATGAGGCAACGGTTCATGAGGGGCTTGAGCAACTGGGGAACGGAGTTCAAGCGGACCCGTCCAACACCGCATTGCTTACCGAGGCTGTGACACTCAGCATCCGCCACGAGGACCCATCCCAGGCACTGGAACTGGTGGAGTCGGCACCCAAGGAGGGTGCCGCCGTCGGGCGTTTGAGGTTCCTCAGGGCATTGGCACTTGCCCGGCTCGGCAAGGCGGGCGAGGCTGCTGCCATCCTGCGGGCAGGGGTGGAGATACCGGA
This window of the Arthrobacter sp. StoSoilB5 genome carries:
- a CDS encoding glycoside hydrolase domain-containing protein; its protein translation is MPLPQPVSPAITSPPTTPLSSPSTPGHPEVDCGIGTWDKLLYGNHRFVVEVLHGSARNAQRVFIPWRRQDADPAAVEVIVVSASSGNRVRNVIVEEATKEFGSIVFEAIDGQGIYYVYYLPYAMLGKAHYPQAEYLPHRPAAEPGWAAGVVGSLGAATVQTGNKGDALPAARVLRYEAASERDSFAPMNFTARKDELEALHARHAGTAFLLFPEDRLNPISMREAIPAHWSIDGPSPTFRGSAQPGEDYVVQLGMYALDDLGGITVGVQAPAGGHCINTSGLDRLGQPLRKALQVPAGKVQALFVILPIPAEAAGSTFAATITVTATGAQAQTVDVVLDVEPNESADPDILTGGFGDPRYLRRLAWLDSAMAQDTELVAPFTAVTLDEATRTLGILGRELKLAPSGLPEQVTSTFTADVTATDGPGVDVLVTPTTLEVDGIDWEYSLLEFLVEGPARISWRCTWNGYRGLNRGRAAVSLELYGVLDADGAVSYSLRLAPKEAFDVSDVGLQLMFHEAAVPFAMGLGVPGGRRPESLDWAWEVATKNQDALWLGGVNAGIQLALRDANYQRPLNTNFYREKPLVEPVSWANRDWANGQGGSGNGSEVRGRVTLRTVGHKVCLRASSGARMLSPGEDLDFNFRLLLTPFKPIEPGEHLAKRYFHAPAEPEAIKESGATVVNVHHATSPAPYINDPLLTANALRDYVAACHRNGLKAKVYNTVRELTFHSPELLPLLQLDHEVFSDGPGAGHMWLQEHAGDGYVSAWFAPNVDDIAVVTTGGSRWENFYVRSLAELSKGDDGIDGIYLDDIAFDRHAMLRVRKVLERACRSRGLEGPEIDLHSANQFTAHDGYASSANLYMEQLPYVDRLWLGEYFDYNTTDPYYWLVELSGIPFGLMGEMLQDGGNPWRGMVFGMTGRAPAVDNGPLWKFWAENGLERGRMVGHWDPDAPVHTSHPGILATTWFTERGIVIALASWAEETVAVTLNFRAGETYPADSNMEAPAIQGFQSAMSYKPGDHITVAPQRGALLTIGY
- a CDS encoding DUF5107 domain-containing protein, translating into MSAISTSNLAVTTISLTMADIGPLNPLPVVAAELDQPYTVGEGVPEELQAAARYGVVSNVYPYLMQDGYSREAAPKELPAVVLENSKLRATVIPSLGGRIWELFDKVTGKQLLHTHGAPQLANIALRKAWFAGGLEWNIGTRGHSPTSCDPLHTAIVHTVDGKHILRVWEFERLREVVFQVDIWLPAESEVLFAAVRIRNPNDHDVPMYWWSNAAIPETDRTRVIAPADEAFGSDYATDITRVRPTDHNGYDGTWLVNSPHAADFFFDIDPSERRWVVAADDDGDGLAMLSTSRLRGKKLFVWGQGQGGKRWQEWLSPGAGPYAEIQAGLAQTQFEHLIMPAGAQWSWVEAYGNGRLDPGTSHGADWDAAVIHAGQRLEELLPHEDLEAMLPAAISDADVPPSTMLLHGSGWGVVERARRRRTGKRWIDESGTPFVAESVTAEQEPWLELLKGKAFDGAPSFVAGTDWEELLEGQESPEARFHVATMRHARQELEGAKEAYREVLAAGGVRPETMALAHRGLGLALLAEGADDEGTDHEATVHEGLEQLGNGVQADPSNTALLTEAVTLSIRHEDPSQALELVESAPKEGAAVGRLRFLRALALARLGKAGEAAAILRAGVEIPDLREGEDAIAALWEEVCPGEAVPFNYQFGMH